Genomic segment of Scyliorhinus torazame isolate Kashiwa2021f chromosome 7, sScyTor2.1, whole genome shotgun sequence:
AAGGCAAACACCGTTCCTTCGTCACTGTCTGCAAAACCAGGACCAATACCTTATTCATGAAAGTCGCAATGGTGCCTTACCACTTCCACAATAAAATTACAGTCAGCATAACCCAAAGTTACAGCAAGAagataaataattttaaaaattgctCAGTTGTGTAGAAGGGTCATAGGGACTCAAAACATCAGCTATGTTTCCttcccccacagatgctgccagacctgctgggtttatccagcattttctgtttttacttaaaATTTGCTTTCCTTGAAGTAGTATTTATCATAGAGAGCAGCACACAGCTAGCAGTGAGTTGTGTCAATGTTCTGTTGACACAACTTTGTTTGCAAAATCCATGTCCACATGATAACCCACAGTTGAAGCCTGGTACTGCACTTGCAGGTGACAATTATCCTGTACTTATAGCAGGCATGTTATTATTCCTTGTCCATATACAAAGGCACTTATTGTTCATTTGTAATCATGTCTTGACATTAACCATCAGGAGTAACATTTGTCTTAAAGCTTATGATCTGTGTCAATGTTTCTTTTATTGGGACTCCACTGTTTGTGCCTTCAGACAGGTAATTGAATGTGATACCATATTATGCAAAACATTTCAGCTTCAATAAAATATGATCTTCCTGTATCAGAATGAGAGCATTATACAAAGTAGTGTAGTTATGATTTATTTGTTTGAGGAAGGGTGAAAGTCAGCATGTCATGAATTAAGTGAAGCAATATTTCCAAAGTATGGCCTACCATTTTATAAGTTttataccatgcagtaccttgtagGCATTGTTTTGAAAACTGGAAAAAAATAAATCATATGATTGCCTTGCATTAATATAACCCCATTATTTTAATTAAACAAACATACCATCTAACTCTTCAGTAACTGGTGGTTCTGTAATGGTAATACTTGTAGGAGAAGGTTCATGTGAAGGGGCTCCTGAGCGAAGCCCTCGTTCCCGTGCAAATGCAGGATTTTGATCCCTCTGTATTTCATTACTGCCAAATAAATTGCTCTGGTATTGCCTGCTGCGAGGAATGGATTGTGGTACTACTTGTACAAGTGGTGGTGCTTCATATTCCTTTGGAGCTAGACTACGTATGCATTCTTGCTCTAATTTGGCTATGATCACAGACTGATTATTAACAAGAGCAGACAGTACTGCATACTTCTGTTCCAGTTGCCTGTATCTGGTGGCCATTCGCAGAATCTCAGCTGTGGAATTAAGAACTTTGTTCTCTAACTGAGAGATTTCGAGTGAGTTGTCCCGTTTACGAATAATCTCATGTAGGAGTTGCATATAAAGCTGGGTTACACGTGAGTTCATATTCCGACTTTCCTTTCGCAACAGTTTCACCTCATTTACTATTCCTCCGTCCACTTCCACTAACAGCTGAAGGTTTTCAATTTGTCGTTTCTGTTTGGACATgatctccttcagctcctccacatccATTTTAGTTATCCCACTGTTGTCTGTTTCTGGACTCTTTGAACTTACACAAATAGGTCCTGTTATTCTTTGATGCGGGACCAAGAAGGTGTAAGCACATTTGTTGCTGGTATCAGGTGAACGTCTGTATCGATTGTGAACAGCAGTATGGGTTGCAGTTTTGCTTTTGGCATGGAGTTGttgtctcttgcctcctgcacacaTGAGACTAATTAATAGCAGACACAAAGACCAGGTGAGTGAGTTCATGTTGGCTAGGAGAAAGCTGAGAGGAAATCTCTGACCTCTAAGAAGGTTATTCTGTAAAACAAGAGTTGGTATTAGATGCATGCCGCCATACAAATAAAACAAGGCTGTTGAATGACTTAAATAATTAATTGCGATTAATTTTGCAAGAAGTACGTTTTTACTTTGTTCATCTTGGGTATACATTTTTAACAGTCATAATACACGAAACATTCTTGCAGTATTCTTAAAAACTATGAATAAAATAAGAAATTAGTGTGAGAAGGATTGAATTTCAATAGTTTAAAATACAAATCCAGCCGGGCTAAGTTGTACTACCATTTGTTGTTTggttacattttaaaaatattattgAAGAACTAGATGTTCGTTTTGACTAATGTTGAAAATGTAAATGCAGTAGAAAAATCCAGAGTGTCCCTAATTATCCAACTGAAGTACACCTAAAAAAAACTAGAATATAGAATACCAAAACATGCATGAAGAATAAACATTATAAAGAGAGCACTCAAGATTTTGTAATTCATTGCACTCCTAAGTATTGTGATTGTTAC
This window contains:
- the angptl1a gene encoding angiopoietin-related protein 1a, whose amino-acid sequence is MNSLTWSLCLLLISLMCAGGKRQQLHAKSKTATHTAVHNRYRRSPDTSNKCAYTFLVPHQRITGPICVSSKSPETDNSGITKMDVEELKEIMSKQKRQIENLQLLVEVDGGIVNEVKLLRKESRNMNSRVTQLYMQLLHEIIRKRDNSLEISQLENKVLNSTAEILRMATRYRQLEQKYAVLSALVNNQSVIIAKLEQECIRSLAPKEYEAPPLVQVVPQSIPRSRQYQSNLFGSNEIQRDQNPAFARERGLRSGAPSHEPSPTSITITEPPVTEELDGPWKDCYHVQQAGYSNSGMYLIKPEGTDKLMQVWCDHSHDQGGWTVIQRRVDGSVNFFRNWENYKRGFGNIDGEHWLGLENIYRLTVQGNYKLYIKLEDWSDKKVYAEFATFRTEDEDDNYRLRVGSYQGNAGDSLIWHNGKQFTTLDRDRDSYSGNCAHFHKGGWWYNACAHSNLNGVWYRGGHYRSKYQDGVYWAEFRGGSYSLKSAVMMVKPE